A single window of Armatimonadota bacterium DNA harbors:
- a CDS encoding spermine/spermidine synthase, producing MTESAAHSDRRARGDGNPGDPVPSGREVLERTITATGEWQLQRRRTPGGAVHYEIICNGVFLMASYNRASDRALAALALARVPGVGLRVLVGGLGIGYTVQAALEDPRVRRVEVVEVEPAVVAWHRAYFADLCGRPLDDPRTVLVQADLADLALPPGGYDAVLLDTDNGPGWLIREANARLYGREGVNRFLRALSPRGVLAYWSAAPAPRLRDVLAARGRVEEVEVADEVAPGRPTSAWIYLVHPRRRSAPSTRSAPPEQSSWRPGVPG from the coding sequence ATGACTGAGTCCGCCGCCCACTCTGACCGCCGGGCGCGGGGCGATGGCAACCCCGGCGATCCCGTGCCCTCCGGGCGCGAGGTCCTGGAGCGGACGATCACGGCCACCGGCGAATGGCAGCTGCAGCGCCGGCGGACACCCGGCGGCGCGGTCCACTACGAAATCATCTGCAACGGCGTCTTCCTGATGGCGTCCTACAACCGGGCCTCCGACCGCGCCCTGGCGGCTCTGGCCCTGGCGCGGGTCCCGGGCGTCGGTCTGCGGGTGCTGGTGGGCGGGCTGGGGATCGGCTACACGGTCCAGGCTGCCCTGGAGGATCCACGGGTCCGGCGGGTGGAGGTGGTGGAGGTGGAGCCGGCGGTGGTGGCCTGGCACCGGGCGTACTTTGCCGATCTGTGCGGCCGTCCCCTGGACGACCCCCGGACGGTCCTGGTGCAGGCAGACCTGGCAGACCTCGCCCTGCCGCCGGGGGGCTACGACGCCGTGCTGCTGGATACCGACAACGGTCCCGGCTGGCTGATCCGGGAGGCCAACGCCCGCCTGTACGGCCGGGAGGGCGTGAACCGCTTTCTCCGGGCCCTCAGTCCCCGGGGCGTCCTGGCCTACTGGTCGGCGGCCCCTGCGCCGCGGCTGCGGGACGTGCTGGCCGCCCGGGGCAGGGTGGAGGAGGTGGAGGTGGCCGACGAGGTGGCCCCCGGCCGCCCCACCTCCGCGTGGATCTACCTGGTCCACCCCCGGCGGAGATCCGCGCCATCGACGCGATCTGCGCCACCCGAGCAATCGTCCTGGCGCCCCGGAGTGCCCGGGTGA